The Deinococcus koreensis genome window below encodes:
- a CDS encoding DinB family protein, protein MMPAPLPSGSPQVPGTRPDTGPAAALAHELGALEAHLRTRQADWQRPQPGRAWSPAQEAEHVILIGEAGRRAIRLLLSERELRPLPHVPGTLREGRRQAPEFAQPGEAGLAWGELETAWAAHRAALLELAAGVHDRPGRTLWHPFLGEIGAVAWLNSLTAHVRHHRELLEAGARA, encoded by the coding sequence ATGATGCCCGCCCCACTCCCTTCCGGCAGCCCGCAGGTGCCGGGCACCCGCCCGGATACCGGCCCAGCCGCCGCCCTGGCCCACGAACTCGGCGCGCTGGAGGCCCACCTCCGCACCCGGCAGGCCGACTGGCAGCGCCCCCAGCCGGGCCGCGCATGGTCGCCCGCCCAGGAAGCGGAGCACGTCATCCTGATCGGCGAGGCCGGACGCCGCGCCATCCGCCTGCTGCTCTCGGAGCGCGAGCTGCGTCCCCTGCCGCACGTGCCGGGAACGCTGCGGGAGGGTCGCCGCCAGGCTCCGGAGTTCGCCCAGCCGGGCGAGGCGGGGCTGGCCTGGGGGGAGCTGGAGACCGCCTGGGCCGCGCACCGTGCCGCCCTGCTGGAGCTGGCGGCCGGGGTTCACGACCGTCCCGGCCGCACCCTCTGGCACCCCTTCCTGGGGGAGATCGGTGCCGTGGCCTGGCTGAATTCGCTCACCGCGCACGTCCGGCACCACCGCGAGCTGCTGGAAGCGGGAGCCCGCGCATGA
- a CDS encoding endonuclease → MDIPREVLDETQARFEGRGGERALHLERLNVGGPLAAETPDRLEARLSRLGVPQPEAAAIAHGREEAGAVAARLPEDARLRLERVLGANDLVGVAYLDQARSASRAVGRIVLRDDRGRTLGFGTGWLCSPQVIVTNHHVLEDAASAAASVIEFDYELRPDGTLRTPLTLKLDPGALFLTSVPLDYTLVAVQGSAAGLGWLPLFGSADKNVLGEALSIVQHPSGEPKQVALRENRLVDRLPDFLHYETDTAPGSSGSPVFNDAWEVVALHHSGVPRTDDQGRVLRRDGQPLQPGDPDTLIDWIANEGVRISRLLDDLRARPDAQGSELVRAVLAARRPAPVGPPEAAALAALPGEPRPEGAPALDPGTIDFGTVDFGTLDLGTITPDAQGVASWPVTLRVRVGGPEVAPQPPAPARPYLPPQDEADARAYYAGLSPEPEPRARFLALSELLTRTHVRMPHYDPAAEVYPWVDLWPDGQLRSLYSGRGHSSQAFVAADQATSRRRQQLAAQEGLNAEALEDALPYNCEHVVPQSWFGKREPMRGDLHHLFACEPDCNAFRGNTPFADFPDYGEVIRSECGRREPGEFEPAQGKGAAARATLYFLLRYPGVIRQYSARHLQILLNWHAARPPAEWERHRNAAIFQRQGNRNPLIDRPDWGAQTDFSEGLGR, encoded by the coding sequence ATGGACATCCCCCGCGAGGTACTGGACGAAACGCAGGCCCGGTTCGAGGGCCGGGGCGGGGAACGGGCCCTGCACCTGGAACGCCTGAACGTGGGTGGCCCCCTGGCCGCTGAGACTCCGGACCGGCTGGAGGCCCGCCTGTCCCGCCTGGGGGTGCCCCAGCCCGAGGCGGCCGCCATCGCGCACGGCCGGGAAGAGGCCGGCGCGGTCGCCGCCCGGCTGCCCGAGGACGCCCGCCTGCGACTGGAGCGCGTGCTGGGCGCCAACGATCTGGTCGGGGTGGCCTACCTGGATCAGGCCCGCTCGGCCTCGCGGGCGGTGGGGCGCATCGTGCTGCGCGACGACCGGGGGCGAACGCTGGGCTTCGGCACCGGCTGGCTGTGCAGCCCGCAGGTGATCGTGACCAACCACCACGTGCTGGAGGACGCCGCCAGCGCGGCCGCCTCGGTGATCGAGTTCGACTACGAACTGCGTCCCGACGGCACCCTGCGCACGCCGCTCACCCTGAAGCTCGACCCGGGCGCGCTCTTCCTGACCTCCGTGCCGCTGGACTACACGCTGGTGGCCGTGCAGGGCAGCGCGGCGGGCCTGGGCTGGCTGCCGCTGTTCGGCAGCGCCGACAAGAACGTGCTGGGCGAGGCCCTGAGCATCGTGCAGCACCCCAGCGGCGAGCCCAAGCAGGTGGCGCTGCGCGAGAACCGCCTGGTCGACCGCCTGCCCGACTTCCTGCACTACGAGACCGACACCGCGCCCGGCTCCAGCGGCAGCCCCGTCTTCAACGACGCCTGGGAGGTCGTGGCCCTGCACCACTCCGGCGTGCCCCGCACCGACGACCAGGGCCGCGTGCTGCGCCGGGACGGCCAGCCCCTGCAGCCCGGCGACCCCGACACCCTGATCGACTGGATCGCCAACGAGGGTGTGCGGATCAGCCGCCTGCTGGACGACCTGCGGGCCCGGCCGGACGCCCAGGGCAGCGAGCTGGTGAGGGCGGTGCTGGCCGCCCGGCGCCCGGCACCCGTCGGCCCGCCGGAGGCTGCGGCCCTGGCCGCCCTGCCGGGGGAGCCCCGGCCTGAAGGCGCCCCGGCCCTCGACCCCGGCACTATAGATTTCGGCACTGTAGATTTCGGCACCCTCGACCTCGGCACCATTACCCCCGACGCGCAGGGCGTGGCGTCCTGGCCCGTGACCCTGCGCGTCCGGGTCGGTGGCCCCGAGGTCGCTCCCCAGCCCCCGGCCCCGGCCCGCCCCTACCTGCCCCCGCAGGACGAGGCCGATGCCCGCGCCTACTACGCCGGCCTGTCCCCGGAACCGGAGCCCAGGGCGCGCTTCCTGGCCCTCTCCGAACTGCTCACCCGCACCCATGTGAGAATGCCGCACTACGACCCGGCCGCCGAGGTCTATCCCTGGGTGGATCTCTGGCCCGACGGGCAGCTCCGCAGCCTGTACAGCGGGCGGGGCCACTCGTCCCAGGCGTTCGTCGCCGCCGATCAGGCCACGTCGCGGCGGCGCCAGCAGCTCGCCGCGCAGGAGGGCCTGAACGCCGAGGCCCTGGAGGACGCCCTGCCCTACAACTGCGAACATGTGGTGCCGCAGAGCTGGTTCGGCAAACGCGAGCCCATGCGCGGCGACCTGCACCACCTCTTCGCCTGCGAGCCCGACTGCAACGCCTTCCGGGGCAACACGCCCTTCGCCGACTTCCCGGATTACGGCGAGGTGATCCGCTCCGAGTGCGGGCGGCGCGAGCCCGGCGAGTTCGAGCCCGCGCAGGGCAAGGGGGCGGCTGCCCGCGCCACGCTGTACTTCCTGCTGCGCTACCCCGGCGTGATCCGCCAATACAGTGCCCGCCACCTACAGATCCTGTTGAACTGGCACGCGGCCCGGCCCCCCGCCGAGTGGGAGCGCCACCGCAACGCCGCGATCTTCCAGCGCCAAGGCAACCGCAATCCCCTGATCGACCGCCCGGACTGGGGGGCACAGACCGACTTTTCTGAAGGACTGGGCCGCTAG